The Streptobacillus ratti genome contains the following window.
CATATACTTTTATTTTTATCAATATATGGTATAATTAAATGTATGTTATAATATAACTCTATATTTTATATTAAAATATAGGAAAGTGAGCAGAATAGATGAAAATAGGAATAGTTGGAGCAGGAGCTTCAGGAATATTATGTGCAATTTATGCCGCACAAAGAGGACATGATGTTGTAATATTTGAAAGAAAAGATAGAATGTTAAAAAAAGTATTAGTTACAGGTAATGGTACATGTAATTTTACAAATATTAATGCAGGATATGATAACTATTTTGCTATAGAAGAAAAAATAGATGAAAAAATATTTAATGAATATA
Protein-coding sequences here:
- a CDS encoding FAD-dependent oxidoreductase; its protein translation is MKIGIVGAGASGILCAIYAAQRGHDVVIFERKDRMLKKVLVTGNGTCNFTNINAGYDNYFAIEEKIDEKIFNEY